The following are encoded together in the Streptomyces rapamycinicus NRRL 5491 genome:
- a CDS encoding HD domain-containing protein, translating into MSEMYGPHGAAGGRRRLFDFIALTARLREIERANKATPERKESVAEHSWHLAMVSWILHAEFEREAGQRLDLTKMIKLCLMHDLVEMDAVERGAAGGEPPRFASLPAPLGAELLALWREYEEGRTPEACLVRGVDRLNPTLMRCLTGQGWGDMATDSHAPVDAEALDGLHLPRVAVSETLRALYEEIRDASVEGGLLPP; encoded by the coding sequence ATGAGCGAGATGTACGGCCCGCACGGCGCGGCGGGCGGCCGTCGAAGACTCTTCGACTTCATAGCCCTCACCGCCCGCCTCCGTGAGATCGAGCGCGCCAACAAAGCCACCCCGGAGCGCAAGGAGAGCGTCGCGGAGCACTCCTGGCACCTGGCGATGGTGAGCTGGATCCTGCACGCCGAGTTCGAGCGCGAGGCCGGGCAGCGACTCGACCTCACCAAGATGATCAAGCTCTGCCTGATGCACGACCTCGTCGAGATGGACGCGGTGGAGCGGGGCGCCGCGGGCGGTGAGCCACCGCGCTTCGCCTCGCTCCCCGCGCCGCTCGGGGCCGAACTCCTCGCGCTGTGGCGGGAGTACGAGGAGGGCCGTACGCCCGAGGCGTGCCTGGTGCGCGGGGTGGACCGGCTCAACCCCACCCTGATGCGCTGTCTGACCGGCCAGGGCTGGGGCGACATGGCCACCGACAGCCACGCTCCCGTGGACGCCGAGGCGCTGGACGGGCTGCATCTGCCGCGGGTGGCCGTGAGCGAGACGCTGCGCGCGCTGTACGAGGAGATCAGGGACGCCTCGGTGGAGGGCGGACTGCTGCCGCCGTGA
- a CDS encoding cytochrome P450 has protein sequence MSCPALPEGFDLTDPDLHQHRVPLPELARLRQTAPVCWIPQPHGVAGFDDDGYWAVTRHADVKEVSTRPEIFSSHANTAIIRFNEHIQRDQIDVQKLIMLNMDPPEHTRVRQIVQRGFTPRAIRALEDALRDRATRIVAGARESGSGDFVTDVACELPLQAIAELIGIPQQDRSKIFDWSNKMVAYDDPELAITEEIGAESAMELISYSMNLAADRKACPAKDIVSRLVAAEDEGNLGSDEFGFFVLLLAVAGNETTRNAISHGMHAFLTHPDQWELFKAERPATAADEIVRWATPVMSFQRTATQDTELGGQRIEAGQRVGVFYSSANNDPEVFDGPEVFDIGRDPNPHLGFGGGGPHFCLGKSLAELEIRLIFNAIADTLPDIRLVGEPRRLRSAWLNGIKELRVTYT, from the coding sequence ATGTCCTGCCCAGCGCTCCCCGAAGGCTTTGACCTCACCGACCCCGACCTCCATCAGCATCGGGTGCCACTCCCGGAGCTCGCCCGGCTGCGGCAGACGGCGCCCGTGTGCTGGATCCCCCAGCCACACGGCGTGGCCGGCTTCGACGACGACGGCTACTGGGCCGTCACCCGCCATGCCGACGTCAAGGAGGTCTCCACCCGGCCGGAGATCTTCTCCTCCCACGCCAACACCGCGATCATCCGCTTCAACGAGCACATCCAGCGCGATCAGATCGACGTCCAGAAGCTGATCATGCTGAACATGGACCCGCCCGAGCACACCAGGGTCCGCCAGATCGTCCAGCGCGGCTTCACCCCGCGCGCCATCCGCGCCCTCGAGGACGCCCTGCGCGACCGCGCCACCCGCATCGTGGCCGGGGCCAGGGAGAGCGGCAGCGGGGACTTCGTCACCGATGTGGCCTGCGAACTGCCGCTGCAGGCGATCGCCGAACTCATCGGGATCCCCCAGCAGGACCGGTCCAAGATCTTCGACTGGTCCAACAAGATGGTCGCGTACGACGATCCCGAGCTGGCCATCACCGAGGAGATCGGCGCCGAGTCGGCCATGGAGCTGATCTCGTACTCCATGAACCTCGCCGCCGACCGCAAGGCGTGCCCGGCCAAGGACATCGTCAGCCGGCTGGTGGCCGCCGAGGACGAGGGCAATCTGGGCTCGGACGAGTTCGGCTTCTTCGTACTGCTGCTCGCCGTCGCCGGCAACGAGACCACGCGCAACGCCATCAGCCACGGGATGCACGCCTTCCTCACCCACCCCGACCAGTGGGAGCTGTTCAAGGCCGAGCGCCCCGCCACCGCCGCCGACGAGATCGTGCGCTGGGCCACCCCCGTGATGTCCTTCCAGCGCACCGCCACCCAGGACACCGAACTCGGCGGACAGCGCATCGAGGCGGGCCAGCGGGTCGGCGTCTTCTACTCCTCCGCCAACAACGACCCCGAGGTCTTCGACGGCCCGGAGGTCTTCGACATCGGCCGCGACCCCAATCCCCACCTAGGCTTCGGCGGCGGCGGACCGCACTTCTGCCTCGGCAAGAGCCTGGCGGAGCTGGAGATCCGGCTGATCTTCAACGCCATCGCGGACACCCTCCCGGACATCCGGCTCGTGGGTGAGCCCCGGCGGCTGCGCTCGGCCTGGCTGAACGGGATCAAGGAGCTCAGGGTGACCTACACGTAA